The Nocardioides luti genome contains a region encoding:
- a CDS encoding ABC transporter permease: MSAQTAGPETLGHLSDEPPPVDPTSKKAKAITGKSPMRIALGRLRKDKIAMVCAAVTLFFILIAVFAGPICAIFGVSTETVLPSQYLNALGGGLPLPEYGPPNGPFTMDHPFGIAPNSATDNLAYWIYGARTSLEISATATFFAAIFGIVLGLVAGFLGGVVDKVVSFLTDLFLTIPFLLAALVIAPIINQRFASSDNYPRIQFWALIVVLAGFGWMGVARLIRGEVLSLREREFVLAARVLGMPTSRILIKELLPNLAAPIVISISLMLPAFVAAEAGLAYLGIGVTSGISWGQTINLATKFFETYPLYLWEPMIGIVALVLALNLLGDAVRDALDPKTRR, from the coding sequence ATGTCGGCACAGACTGCCGGGCCTGAGACCCTGGGACACCTGAGCGATGAACCGCCTCCGGTCGATCCCACCAGCAAGAAGGCCAAGGCGATCACGGGCAAGTCGCCCATGCGGATCGCACTCGGACGTCTGCGCAAGGACAAGATCGCGATGGTCTGTGCGGCCGTCACCCTGTTCTTCATCCTGATCGCCGTGTTCGCCGGCCCGATCTGCGCGATCTTCGGTGTCTCCACCGAGACCGTCCTGCCGAGCCAGTACCTCAACGCCCTCGGCGGCGGCCTGCCGCTGCCGGAGTACGGCCCGCCCAACGGCCCGTTCACCATGGACCACCCGTTCGGCATCGCGCCCAACTCGGCGACCGACAACCTCGCCTACTGGATCTACGGCGCACGCACCTCGCTGGAGATCTCGGCGACCGCGACGTTCTTCGCCGCGATCTTCGGCATCGTGCTCGGCCTCGTCGCCGGCTTCCTCGGCGGCGTCGTCGACAAGGTCGTCTCGTTCCTCACCGACCTGTTCCTCACGATCCCCTTCCTGCTGGCCGCCCTGGTGATCGCGCCGATCATCAACCAGCGCTTCGCCTCCAGCGACAACTACCCGCGCATCCAGTTCTGGGCGCTGATCGTCGTGCTCGCCGGCTTCGGCTGGATGGGCGTCGCCCGCCTGATCCGCGGTGAGGTGCTCTCGCTGCGCGAGCGCGAGTTCGTGCTCGCCGCCCGGGTGCTCGGCATGCCGACCAGCCGGATCCTGATCAAGGAGCTGCTGCCGAACCTCGCCGCTCCGATCGTCATCTCGATCTCGCTGATGCTGCCGGCGTTCGTCGCCGCCGAGGCCGGCCTGGCCTACCTCGGCATCGGCGTCACCTCGGGCATCTCCTGGGGCCAGACGATCAACCTCGCCACCAAGTTCTTCGAGACCTACCCGCTGTACCTCTGGGAGCCGATGATCGGCATCGTCGCCCTGGTGCTGGCGCTCAACCTCCTGGGGGACGCCGTCCGCGACGCGCTCGACCCCAAGACCCGTCGCTGA
- the aspS gene encoding aspartate--tRNA ligase has translation MMRTQDAGALRAEHVGQTVTLAGWVANRRDHGGVAFIDLREASGVVQVVIRDEDVAHQLRSEFCLRVTGEVAARRDGNENPNLATGAVEVVATDVEVLSAAAPLPFPISDHIDVGEEARLKHRYLDLRRSGPNAALRLRSKVNKAARDVLDQHAFVEIETPTLTRSTPEGARDFLVPARLQPGSWYALPQSPQLFKQLLMVAGMERYYQIARCYRDEDFRADRQPEFTQLDVEMSFVDQDDVIALMEDVLAAMWKLIDVDIPRPIPRMTYAEAMEKYGSDKPDLRLGNELVECTAYFADTTFRVFQSEYVGAVVMPGGASQPRKQLDAWQEWAKQRGAKGLAYVLVQEDGELGGPVAKNITDEEKAGLAAHVGAQPGDCIFFAAGATKSSRALLGAARLEIGRRCGLIDEDAFAFTWVVDAPMFEPASDAVASGDVAVGAGAWTAVHHAFTGPKPEFADTFDTDPGSALAYAYDIVCNGNELGGGSIRIHREDVQKRVFAVMGLSEEQAEEKFGFLLDAFKFGAPPHGGIAVGMDRICALLARTDSIRDVIAFPKSGGGFDPLTAAPAPITPEQRKEAGVDAPPPKIVAPES, from the coding sequence GTGATGCGCACCCAGGACGCCGGCGCCCTCCGCGCCGAGCACGTCGGCCAGACCGTCACCCTCGCCGGGTGGGTGGCCAACCGTCGTGACCACGGCGGGGTGGCCTTCATCGACCTGCGCGAGGCCAGCGGCGTCGTGCAGGTCGTGATCCGCGACGAGGACGTCGCCCACCAGCTCCGCTCGGAGTTCTGCCTGCGGGTGACCGGCGAGGTCGCCGCCCGCCGCGACGGCAACGAGAACCCCAACCTGGCGACCGGTGCGGTCGAGGTCGTCGCGACCGACGTCGAGGTGCTCAGCGCCGCCGCCCCGCTGCCGTTCCCGATCAGCGACCACATCGACGTGGGGGAGGAGGCGCGGCTCAAGCACCGCTACCTCGACCTGCGCCGCTCCGGCCCGAACGCCGCCCTGCGCCTGCGCAGCAAGGTCAACAAGGCGGCCCGCGACGTGCTCGACCAGCACGCGTTCGTCGAGATCGAGACGCCGACCCTGACCCGTTCCACGCCCGAGGGTGCCCGCGACTTCCTGGTGCCGGCCCGCCTGCAGCCCGGCAGCTGGTACGCCCTGCCCCAGAGCCCGCAGCTGTTCAAGCAGCTGCTCATGGTCGCCGGCATGGAGCGCTACTACCAGATCGCCCGCTGCTACCGCGACGAGGACTTCCGCGCCGACCGGCAGCCGGAGTTCACCCAGCTGGACGTCGAGATGAGCTTCGTCGATCAGGACGACGTCATCGCCCTCATGGAGGACGTCCTCGCCGCGATGTGGAAGCTCATCGACGTCGACATCCCGCGGCCGATCCCGCGGATGACCTACGCCGAGGCGATGGAGAAGTACGGCTCGGACAAGCCCGACCTCCGGCTCGGCAACGAGCTGGTCGAGTGCACGGCGTACTTCGCCGACACGACGTTCCGCGTGTTCCAGTCGGAGTACGTCGGCGCCGTCGTCATGCCGGGAGGCGCGAGCCAGCCCCGCAAGCAGCTCGACGCCTGGCAGGAGTGGGCCAAGCAGCGGGGCGCCAAGGGACTGGCCTACGTGCTGGTCCAGGAGGACGGCGAGCTCGGCGGCCCGGTCGCCAAGAACATCACCGACGAGGAGAAGGCCGGCCTGGCCGCCCACGTCGGTGCCCAGCCCGGTGACTGCATCTTCTTCGCCGCCGGCGCCACCAAGTCCAGCCGGGCGCTGCTCGGCGCGGCGCGCCTCGAGATCGGGCGCCGCTGCGGCCTCATCGACGAGGACGCCTTCGCCTTCACCTGGGTCGTCGACGCTCCGATGTTCGAGCCGGCCTCCGACGCCGTCGCCAGCGGCGACGTCGCGGTCGGGGCGGGCGCCTGGACGGCCGTGCACCACGCGTTCACCGGTCCGAAGCCGGAGTTCGCCGACACCTTCGACACCGACCCCGGCAGCGCGCTGGCCTACGCCTACGACATCGTCTGCAACGGCAACGAGCTCGGCGGCGGCTCGATCCGGATCCACCGCGAGGACGTCCAGAAGCGGGTCTTCGCCGTGATGGGGCTCAGCGAGGAGCAGGCCGAGGAGAAGTTCGGCTTCCTGCTCGACGCCTTCAAGTTCGGCGCGCCCCCGCACGGCGGCATCGCGGTGGGCATGGACCGGATCTGCGCGCTCCTGGCACGCACCGACTCGATCCGCGACGTCATCGCCTTCCCGAAGTCCGGAGGCGGCTTCGACCCGCTCACGGCGGCCCCGGCCCCGATCACGCCGGAGCAGCGCAAGGAGGCGGGCGTGGACGCCCCGCCCCCGAAGATCGTCGCGCCGGAGAGCTGA
- the hisS gene encoding histidine--tRNA ligase, which produces MANKPSPLSGFPELLPAERFVEQQVIDSLRHTFQLHGFAGIETRAVEPLDQLLRKGDTSKEVYVLRRLQADDSTSDAGLGLHFDLTVPFARYVLENAGKLEFPFRRFQIQKAWRGERPQDGRYREFTQADIDIVGRDVLPFHHDVEIARVMIDALSRLDFLPAFRLQVNNRKLIQGFYAGLGAEDLDEVMRVVDKLDKLPVDAVRTLLVDEVGLRDDQADQCLRLATIKATDDSFVEQVRALGVSHPLLDEGLEELAALVRGCAPLVSDKVTVVADLSIARGLDYYTGTVFETRLVGRESLGSICSGGRYDALASDGRTTYPGVGISLGVSRVLVPLFNKGELTADRSVPSVVLVALADEESRADADATADALRARDIACEVAASPQKFGKQIRYAERRGIPFVWFAGDDGHQVKDIRSGDQVGADPASWTPPTEDLHPQVLIKETQQ; this is translated from the coding sequence ATGGCCAACAAGCCGTCCCCGCTCAGCGGGTTCCCCGAGCTGCTGCCCGCCGAGCGCTTCGTCGAGCAGCAGGTGATCGACTCGCTGCGCCACACCTTCCAGCTGCACGGGTTCGCCGGCATCGAGACGCGCGCCGTGGAGCCCCTCGACCAGCTGCTGCGCAAGGGCGACACCTCCAAGGAGGTCTACGTCCTGCGCCGGCTGCAGGCGGACGACAGCACCAGCGACGCCGGCCTCGGGCTGCACTTCGACCTGACCGTCCCGTTCGCGCGCTACGTGCTCGAGAACGCCGGCAAGCTCGAGTTCCCGTTCCGGCGCTTCCAGATCCAGAAGGCCTGGCGGGGGGAGCGGCCGCAGGACGGCCGTTACCGCGAGTTCACCCAGGCCGACATCGACATCGTCGGCCGCGACGTCCTGCCCTTCCACCACGACGTCGAGATCGCCCGGGTGATGATCGACGCGCTCAGCCGCCTCGACTTCCTGCCGGCGTTCCGGCTGCAGGTGAACAACCGCAAGCTGATCCAGGGGTTCTACGCCGGTCTCGGCGCCGAGGACCTCGACGAGGTCATGCGGGTCGTCGACAAGCTCGACAAGCTGCCGGTCGACGCCGTCCGCACGCTCCTCGTCGACGAGGTCGGCCTGCGCGACGACCAGGCCGACCAGTGCCTGCGGCTCGCGACGATCAAAGCCACCGACGACTCCTTCGTCGAGCAGGTGCGCGCCTTGGGCGTCTCCCACCCGCTCCTCGACGAGGGGCTCGAGGAGCTTGCCGCCCTGGTGCGCGGCTGCGCCCCGCTCGTGAGCGACAAGGTCACCGTCGTCGCGGACCTGTCGATCGCGCGCGGGCTCGACTACTACACCGGCACGGTCTTCGAGACCCGGCTCGTGGGGCGCGAGTCCCTCGGCTCGATCTGCTCGGGCGGTCGCTACGACGCCCTCGCCAGCGACGGGCGTACGACGTACCCCGGCGTCGGGATCTCGCTCGGCGTGAGCCGGGTGCTGGTGCCGCTGTTCAACAAGGGCGAGCTCACCGCCGACCGCTCCGTGCCCAGTGTCGTGCTGGTCGCCCTCGCCGACGAGGAGTCCCGCGCGGACGCCGACGCGACCGCCGACGCCCTGCGTGCCCGCGACATCGCCTGCGAGGTCGCGGCCAGCCCGCAGAAGTTCGGCAAGCAGATCCGGTACGCCGAGCGGCGCGGCATCCCGTTCGTCTGGTTCGCCGGGGACGACGGGCACCAGGTCAAGGACATCCGCAGCGGGGACCAGGTCGGGGCCGACCCGGCCTCCTGGACCCCACCCACCGAGGACCTGCACCCGCAGGTCCTGATCAAGGAGACACAGCAGTGA
- a CDS encoding MBL fold metallo-hydrolase, giving the protein MLIAGFPAGPWGTNCYVAATGPGAECVVIDPGKDAADGVAEVVREHRLKPVAVLVTHGHVDHMWCVAPVAGTYDATAWIHPSDRHLLSDPMAGMSRETTQMLLGGNYQWAEPDDVQELDDLQELELAGLRFVVDHTPGHTQGSVTFRTPYADADISELMFSGDLLFQGSIGRTDLPGGDHPTMLRSLTTKVLPLADDVVVLPGHGDQTSIGRERATNPYLLDLLGEGDAGRVTRGL; this is encoded by the coding sequence GTGCTGATCGCCGGATTCCCCGCTGGGCCCTGGGGGACGAACTGCTACGTCGCGGCCACCGGCCCGGGTGCCGAGTGCGTCGTCATCGACCCGGGCAAGGACGCCGCCGACGGGGTGGCCGAGGTCGTCCGCGAGCACCGGCTCAAGCCGGTCGCGGTCCTCGTCACCCACGGCCACGTCGACCACATGTGGTGCGTCGCCCCCGTCGCGGGGACCTACGACGCCACCGCGTGGATCCACCCCAGCGACCGGCACCTGCTGTCCGACCCGATGGCCGGGATGTCCCGCGAGACCACCCAGATGCTGCTCGGCGGCAACTACCAGTGGGCCGAGCCGGACGACGTCCAGGAGCTCGACGACCTCCAGGAGCTCGAGCTCGCCGGCCTCCGCTTCGTCGTCGACCACACCCCCGGGCACACCCAGGGCTCGGTCACGTTCCGCACGCCGTACGCCGACGCGGACATCTCCGAGCTGATGTTCTCGGGCGACCTGCTGTTCCAGGGGTCGATCGGCCGCACCGACCTGCCCGGCGGCGACCACCCGACGATGCTGCGCAGCCTCACCACCAAGGTGCTGCCGCTCGCCGACGACGTGGTCGTGCTGCCGGGCCACGGCGACCAGACGTCCATCGGCCGCGAGCGCGCGACCAACCCCTACCTGCTCGACCTCCTCGGCGAGGGCGACGCGGGTCGAGTCACCCGAGGTCTCTGA
- a CDS encoding DUF349 domain-containing protein, with protein MTSHQWGRVDDDGTVYVKTAEGERSVGQYPEGTPEEALAFFTERYAALAFEVELLEKRINSGVMSPEEAVESVRTVTAQVSDANAVGDLASLVTRLEALAPVIDKQREARKVEKAQKAAESRVQKEKIVGEAEKLAEGSDWRNGANRLRELLDEWKALPRIDRSSDDALWRRFSTARTAYTRRRKAHFAEQHEKRDTARVVKERLATEAEALATSTEWGLTAGRYRDLMRDWKAAGPAPRDVDDALWKRFRGAQDTFFGARDAAAAAEDQEFAANAEVKEKLLVEAEALVPVTDLEAAKKAFRDLADRWDAAGKVPRDRMKELEGRIRAVENAIRGVEDDQWRKSDPEKSARADDMVSKLEAAIADVEADLEKARAASNDKLVKDLEENLASRQSFLEMAKRASADFSG; from the coding sequence GTGACGAGTCATCAGTGGGGTCGGGTCGACGACGACGGGACCGTCTACGTGAAGACCGCCGAGGGCGAGCGCTCGGTCGGCCAGTACCCCGAGGGCACGCCCGAGGAGGCACTCGCGTTCTTCACCGAGCGGTACGCCGCGCTCGCGTTCGAGGTCGAGCTGCTCGAGAAGCGCATCAACTCCGGCGTCATGTCGCCCGAGGAGGCCGTCGAGTCGGTGAGGACGGTCACCGCGCAGGTGAGCGACGCCAACGCCGTCGGCGACCTCGCCAGCCTGGTGACGCGGCTCGAGGCGCTCGCGCCGGTCATCGACAAGCAGCGCGAGGCGCGCAAGGTCGAGAAGGCGCAGAAGGCCGCCGAGTCGCGGGTGCAGAAGGAGAAGATCGTCGGCGAGGCCGAGAAGCTCGCCGAGGGCAGCGACTGGCGCAACGGCGCGAACCGCCTCCGCGAGCTGCTCGACGAGTGGAAGGCACTCCCCCGCATCGACCGCTCCAGCGACGATGCGCTCTGGCGCCGCTTCTCGACCGCGCGGACGGCGTACACCCGGCGCCGCAAGGCGCACTTCGCCGAGCAGCACGAGAAGCGCGACACCGCGCGGGTCGTCAAGGAGCGGCTCGCCACCGAGGCAGAGGCGCTCGCCACGTCCACCGAGTGGGGCCTGACCGCCGGCCGGTACCGCGACCTGATGCGCGACTGGAAGGCCGCCGGCCCCGCGCCGCGCGACGTCGACGACGCGCTCTGGAAGCGCTTCCGCGGCGCCCAGGACACCTTCTTCGGCGCCCGCGACGCCGCTGCCGCCGCCGAGGACCAGGAGTTCGCCGCGAACGCCGAGGTCAAGGAGAAGCTGCTTGTCGAGGCGGAGGCGCTGGTCCCCGTGACCGACCTCGAGGCCGCGAAGAAGGCCTTCCGCGACCTCGCCGACCGCTGGGACGCGGCCGGCAAGGTCCCCCGCGACCGGATGAAGGAGCTCGAGGGCCGGATCCGCGCCGTCGAGAACGCCATCCGCGGCGTCGAGGACGACCAGTGGCGCAAGTCCGACCCCGAGAAGTCCGCCCGCGCCGACGACATGGTCTCCAAGCTCGAGGCCGCCATCGCCGACGTCGAGGCCGACCTCGAGAAGGCCCGCGCCGCCAGCAACGACAAGTTGGTCAAGGACCTCGAGGAGAACCTCGCCTCCCGCCAGTCCTTCCTGGAGATGGCCAAGCGCGCCAGCGCCGACTTCTCCGGCTGA
- a CDS encoding GIY-YIG nuclease family protein: MAYTYMLECSDGSFYVGSTRNLERRLHEHATGMGAEYTRERLPVRLVWIEEFENVGLAFAREKQVQNWSRKKRLALIAGSYGELPALARKHFD, from the coding sequence ATGGCCTACACCTACATGCTCGAGTGCTCGGACGGGAGCTTCTACGTCGGCAGCACGAGGAACCTGGAGCGGCGCCTGCACGAGCACGCCACCGGGATGGGAGCGGAGTACACCCGGGAGCGACTCCCCGTGCGACTGGTCTGGATCGAGGAGTTCGAGAACGTCGGTCTGGCCTTCGCCCGTGAGAAGCAGGTCCAGAACTGGAGCAGGAAGAAGCGGCTCGCGCTCATCGCCGGGTCGTACGGCGAGCTGCCGGCGCTCGCCAGGAAGCACTTCGACTGA
- a CDS encoding RelA/SpoT family protein, which yields MRARLARMGRSNQGGHPVLEPLFRAVRANHPKADLALLERAYLVAEEKHGTQMRKSGDPYITHPLAVTTILAGIGMTEPTLVASLLHDTVEDTPYTLDQLRADFGDEVAVLVDGVTKLDKVKYGDSAQAETIRKMIVAMSRDIRVLVIKLADRLHNMRTLRYVPQASQERTARETLDIYAPLAHRLGMNTLKWELEDLAFATLHPKIYDEIVRMVAERAPSRDQFLAQVIDQVETDLREAKVKASVTGRPKHYYSIYQKMIVGGREFSDIYDLVGIRILVEEDRDCYSVLGVLHARWNPVLGRFKDYVAMPKFNMYQSLHTTVIGPQGKPVELQIRTFAQHRRAEYGVAAHWKYKENGRNGVDTESRGDLDDMMWVRQLLDWQSEVEDPGEFLESLRFEINRAEVYVFTPRGDVIALPVDATPVDFAYAVHTEVGHHTIGARVNGRLVPLESTLENGDVVEVFTSKAQTAAPSRDWLTFVKSPRARSKIRQWFTKERREEAIEQGKEQIARMMRKEGLPLKRLMSHESLMLAAGHFKIADVSALYAAVGEGNLSAQAVVRHVIELHGGNDGAAEDLAEGVTITGSRGRTKVQAGGDSGVIVKGVPDVWVKLAKCCTPVPPDAILGFVTKGGGVSVHRQDCTNAASLQTQPERLLDVEWAPTAQSTFLVNIQVEALDRNRLLSDITMVLSDAHVNILSASLSTTRDRVAKSRFTFEMAEAKHLDNVLRAVRGVPGVFDAYRVTQ from the coding sequence ATGCGCGCGCGGTTGGCCCGGATGGGTCGCAGCAACCAGGGCGGGCACCCGGTGCTGGAGCCGTTGTTCCGCGCCGTGCGGGCGAACCACCCCAAGGCGGACCTGGCGCTGCTCGAGCGGGCCTACCTGGTCGCCGAGGAGAAGCACGGCACCCAGATGCGCAAGAGCGGTGACCCGTACATCACCCACCCGCTCGCCGTCACCACCATCCTGGCCGGCATCGGCATGACCGAGCCGACCCTCGTCGCCTCGCTCCTCCACGACACGGTCGAGGACACGCCGTACACCCTCGACCAGCTGCGCGCCGACTTCGGCGACGAGGTCGCGGTCCTCGTCGACGGCGTCACCAAGCTCGACAAGGTGAAGTACGGCGACTCCGCGCAGGCCGAGACGATCCGCAAGATGATCGTCGCGATGTCGCGCGACATCCGCGTGCTGGTCATCAAGCTGGCCGACCGGCTGCACAACATGCGCACGCTGCGCTACGTCCCGCAGGCGAGCCAGGAGCGCACCGCGCGCGAGACCCTCGACATCTACGCCCCGCTCGCGCACCGCCTCGGCATGAACACGCTGAAGTGGGAGCTCGAGGACCTCGCCTTCGCGACGCTGCACCCCAAGATCTACGACGAGATCGTGCGGATGGTCGCCGAGCGCGCGCCGTCGCGCGACCAGTTCCTCGCCCAGGTGATCGACCAGGTCGAGACCGACCTGCGCGAGGCGAAGGTCAAGGCGTCGGTCACCGGGCGGCCCAAGCACTACTACTCGATCTACCAGAAGATGATCGTCGGCGGCCGCGAGTTCTCCGACATCTACGACCTGGTCGGCATCCGGATCCTCGTCGAGGAGGACCGCGACTGCTACTCCGTCCTCGGTGTCCTGCACGCGCGCTGGAACCCCGTCCTCGGGCGGTTCAAGGACTACGTCGCGATGCCGAAGTTCAACATGTACCAATCCCTCCACACCACGGTCATCGGCCCGCAGGGCAAGCCGGTCGAGCTCCAGATCCGCACCTTCGCCCAGCACCGCCGTGCGGAGTACGGCGTGGCCGCGCACTGGAAGTACAAGGAGAACGGCCGCAACGGCGTCGACACCGAGAGCCGCGGCGACCTCGACGACATGATGTGGGTCCGGCAGCTGCTGGACTGGCAGAGCGAGGTCGAGGACCCGGGCGAGTTCCTGGAGTCGCTCCGCTTCGAGATCAACCGCGCCGAGGTCTACGTCTTCACCCCGCGCGGCGACGTCATCGCGCTGCCCGTCGACGCGACGCCCGTGGACTTCGCCTACGCCGTGCACACCGAGGTCGGCCACCACACGATCGGTGCGCGCGTGAACGGCCGGCTGGTCCCGCTCGAGTCGACGCTCGAGAACGGCGACGTCGTCGAGGTCTTCACCTCGAAGGCGCAGACCGCGGCGCCGTCGCGCGACTGGCTCACGTTCGTGAAGTCCCCGCGGGCCCGCTCCAAGATCCGCCAGTGGTTCACCAAAGAGCGGCGCGAGGAGGCGATCGAGCAGGGCAAGGAGCAGATCGCCCGGATGATGCGCAAGGAGGGCCTGCCCCTCAAGCGCCTGATGTCGCACGAGTCGCTGATGCTGGCGGCCGGCCACTTCAAGATCGCGGACGTCTCCGCGCTGTACGCCGCCGTCGGCGAGGGCAACCTCAGCGCCCAGGCGGTCGTGCGCCACGTCATCGAGCTCCACGGCGGCAACGACGGGGCCGCCGAGGACCTCGCCGAGGGCGTGACGATCACGGGCTCCCGCGGCCGCACCAAGGTGCAGGCGGGCGGCGACTCCGGCGTCATCGTCAAGGGCGTCCCGGACGTCTGGGTGAAGCTGGCCAAGTGCTGCACGCCGGTCCCGCCCGACGCGATCCTGGGCTTCGTCACCAAGGGCGGCGGGGTCTCGGTGCACCGCCAGGACTGCACGAACGCCGCCAGCCTCCAGACCCAGCCCGAGCGCCTCCTCGACGTCGAGTGGGCCCCCACGGCCCAGTCCACCTTCCTGGTCAACATCCAGGTCGAGGCGCTCGACCGCAACCGCCTGCTGTCCGACATCACGATGGTCCTCTCGGACGCCCACGTGAACATCCTCAGCGCCAGCCTCTCCACCACCCGCGACCGCGTCGCCAAGAGCCGCTTCACCTTCGAGATGGCCGAGGCCAAGCACCTCGACAACGTCCTCCGCGCCGTCCGCGGCGTCCCCGGCGTCTTCGATGCCTACCGCGTCACCCAGTAA
- a CDS encoding adenine phosphoribosyltransferase produces the protein MTDSPAVEAARAALARLVLDVPDFPEPGIVFKDITPLLADHAGLTAVVAALAEAGRDAEGNVVVDKVLGMEARGFILAAPVALALGIGFVPVRKVGKLPRETHAVSYALEYGEATLELHRDAVAPGERVLLVDDVLATGGTVKATRELVEACGGSAHAVAVLMELGFLPGRETVGDLPVTTLMTV, from the coding sequence GTGACGGACAGCCCGGCCGTCGAGGCCGCCCGCGCCGCCCTGGCGCGCCTGGTCCTCGACGTGCCGGACTTCCCCGAGCCGGGGATCGTCTTCAAGGACATCACCCCTCTGCTGGCCGACCACGCCGGCCTCACCGCCGTCGTGGCGGCGCTGGCGGAGGCCGGGCGCGATGCCGAGGGCAACGTCGTCGTCGACAAGGTGCTCGGCATGGAGGCGCGCGGCTTCATCCTCGCCGCCCCCGTCGCCCTGGCCCTCGGGATCGGCTTCGTCCCGGTCCGCAAGGTGGGCAAGCTCCCGCGCGAGACGCACGCGGTCTCGTACGCGCTGGAGTACGGCGAGGCGACCCTCGAGCTGCACCGCGACGCGGTCGCGCCGGGGGAGCGGGTGCTGCTCGTCGACGACGTGCTCGCCACGGGCGGCACGGTCAAGGCGACGCGCGAGCTGGTCGAGGCGTGCGGCGGGTCCGCCCATGCGGTCGCGGTGCTGATGGAGCTCGGCTTCCTGCCGGGCCGCGAGACCGTCGGCGACCTGCCCGTGACCACGCTGATGACGGTCTGA
- the secF gene encoding protein translocase subunit SecF — protein sequence MGKFSRLGNDLYNGRRSIDFIGRKWIWYAVSGVIVLLAVIGLSTKGLNMGIEFTGGAQYQVTTSASQDTADKLQKAVADTGIPSAASPIVTTAGTDSVIIQTEPLTEEENSTVIDAIVGVTGADPTDDISQSEIGASWGKDVAKRSIIGLVVFLFAVVLFIWAYFREWKMSVAAIVALAHDLIITVGIYALSGFEVTPATVTGVLTILGFSLYDTVVVFDKVRENTKNLRDRRTTYAAQANLAVNQTLVRSVNTSIVALIPVGAILYVGAVQLGSGPLKDLALALFVGMAAGAYSSIFIATPLLVQLKSNESEVKLAEKRDASRKRHEADRYASVPVFKEDMPLVDEPGERERGRDDEDGTAPVATAPPRRPEASGRGRIAPPARGPVRESGASGRVQPTRQTRSKRGKK from the coding sequence ATGGGCAAGTTCTCACGTCTCGGCAACGACCTCTACAACGGTCGCCGCTCGATCGACTTCATCGGCCGCAAGTGGATCTGGTACGCCGTCTCCGGCGTCATCGTGCTGCTCGCGGTGATCGGCCTGTCCACCAAGGGCCTGAACATGGGCATCGAGTTCACCGGTGGTGCGCAGTACCAGGTGACCACCTCGGCCTCGCAGGACACCGCGGACAAGCTGCAGAAGGCGGTCGCGGACACGGGGATCCCCTCGGCCGCGTCGCCGATCGTCACCACCGCCGGCACCGACTCGGTCATCATCCAGACCGAGCCGCTGACCGAGGAGGAGAACTCCACGGTCATCGACGCGATCGTCGGGGTCACCGGGGCCGACCCCACCGACGACATCTCCCAGAGCGAGATCGGGGCCAGCTGGGGCAAGGACGTCGCCAAGCGCTCGATCATCGGCCTGGTCGTCTTCCTGTTCGCGGTGGTGCTCTTCATCTGGGCCTACTTCCGCGAGTGGAAGATGTCGGTCGCCGCGATCGTCGCCCTGGCGCACGACCTGATCATCACCGTCGGCATCTACGCGTTGTCCGGGTTCGAGGTCACCCCCGCCACCGTCACCGGCGTGCTGACGATCCTCGGGTTCTCGCTCTACGACACCGTCGTCGTCTTCGACAAGGTCCGCGAGAACACCAAGAACCTCCGCGACCGGCGCACGACGTACGCCGCCCAGGCCAACCTCGCGGTCAACCAGACGCTGGTCCGGTCGGTCAACACCTCGATCGTGGCGCTGATCCCGGTCGGCGCGATCCTGTACGTCGGTGCCGTCCAGCTCGGCAGCGGCCCCCTGAAAGACCTGGCGCTCGCGCTGTTCGTCGGCATGGCCGCCGGTGCCTACTCCTCGATCTTCATCGCGACGCCGCTCCTGGTGCAGCTGAAGTCGAACGAGTCCGAGGTCAAGCTCGCCGAGAAGCGCGACGCCTCCCGCAAGCGCCACGAGGCCGACCGCTACGCGTCGGTCCCGGTCTTCAAGGAGGACATGCCGCTGGTCGACGAGCCCGGCGAGCGTGAGCGCGGCCGCGACGACGAGGACGGCACGGCTCCCGTGGCGACCGCGCCGCCGCGTCGCCCCGAGGCGTCCGGCCGCGGCCGGATCGCGCCGCCGGCGCGTGGCCCGGTCCGCGAGAGCGGTGCGTCGGGTCGCGTCCAGCCGACGCGGCAGACCCGCTCCAAGCGCGGCAAGAAGTGA